A part of Astatotilapia calliptera chromosome 15, fAstCal1.2, whole genome shotgun sequence genomic DNA contains:
- the LOC113006542 gene encoding cytochrome P450 2K1-like isoform X2, with protein sequence MGILDVFLHCFSYTFLLGAFTVFLFMYLISPSSFSTKKHGKEPPGPRPLPLLGNLLQLDLKKPYNTLLELSKKYGSVFTVYLGTKKVVVLSGYKTVKEALVDYDDVFGDRNKPEIMRELSQGHGVVWSNGDSWKEMRRFALTNLRDFGMGKRACEDKIIEECQYLIEVFKKFQGEAFDTTQPVNCAVSNIICSIVYGSRFEYNDPEFILLVKRTSRIVRLGGSPSIQIFDMFPSLFKWTGDRNEIHKIYSANKKQNRAIFSRLKESLNPQMCRGFVDAFLVRKQNLEESGITNSHFHNENLMITVMNLFAAGTETTSTTLRWGLLLMAKYPEIQDEVQEELRRVIGDRQVQVADRKNLPFTDAVIHETQRLSSIIPTALPHKTTRDITFQGHFIEKGTTVFPLLTSALHDPNEWERPHSFYPAHFLDKEKKFVKRDAFIPFSAGRRICLGESLARMELFLFFTTLLQHFRFTPAPGVSEEELDLTAVVGITLSPSPHKLCAVPCM encoded by the exons ATGGGGATATTAGATGTTTTTCTCCATTGCTTCAGTTACACATTCTTGTTGGGGGCTTTCACAGTTTTCCTGTTCATGTATTTAATCTCCCCTTCCAGTTTCAGTACCAAAAAACATGGTAAGGAGCCTCCAGGACCCAGACCACTTCCGTTGCTTGGGAACCTACTTCAGCTTGACCTGAAAAAACCCTACAACACATTACTGGAG ttATCCAAGAAATATGGATCAGTCTTCACGGTCTATCTGGGAACTAAAAAAGTGGTGGTCCTATCAGGATACAAGACAGTGAAGGAGGCACTTGTAGACTATGATGACGTGTTTGGAGACAGAAATAAACCGGAGATCATGCGTGAACTTAGTCAAGGACATG GGGTTGTGTGGTCCAACGGCGATTCATGGAAAGAAATGAGGCGCTTTGCACTGACTAACCTGAGAGACTTTGGGATGGGCAAGAGAGCATGTGAGGACAAAATAATTGAAGAATGTCAATACCTCATCGAAGTTTTTAAGAAATTTCAAG GAGAAGCTTTTGATACAACCCAACCAGTTAACTGTGCAGTCTCTAATATTATCTGCTCCATCGTCTATGGCAGCAGATTTGAATATAATGATCCAGAGTTTATACTTCTGGTAAAGAGAACATCCAGAATTGTTAGACTTGGTGGAAGTCCCTCAATACAG ATCTTTGACATGTTTCCATCGCTCTTCAAGTGGACTGGGGACAgaaatgaaatacacaaaatataTTCTGCTAATAAGAAACAAAACCGAGCCATCTTCAGTCGCTTAAAAGAGAGTCTGAATCCCCAGATGTGCAGAGGCTTTGTGGATGCCTTTCTCGTCCGCAAACAAAATCTGGAG GAATCTGGGATTACCAACAGTCACTTCCATAATGAAAACCTTATGATAACAGTCATGAATCTGTTTGCTGCCGGCACTGAGACAACATCAACTACACTGAGATGGGGACTTCTGCTTATGGCCAAATATCCAGAGATACAGG ATGAGGTccaggaagagctgaggagggTCATAGGAGATCGACAGGTGCAGGTTGCCGATAGGAAAAACCTTCCCTTCACTGACGCCGTCATCCATGAGACACAGAGACTGAGCAGCATCATCCCCACTGCACTTCCTCACAAAACCACCCGAGACATCACTTTTCAGGGTCACTTTATTGAGAAG GGAACCACAGTGTTTCCTCTCTTGACATCTGCCCTGCATGATCCCAACGAGTGGGAAAGACCGCACAGCTTTTATCCTGCTCACTTCctggacaaagagaaaaagtttGTCAAGCGAGATGCCTTCATTCCATTTTCTGCAG GTCGCAGGATTTGCCTCGGAGAGAGTCTGGCCAGGATGgagctcttcctcttcttcaccaCCCTCCTTCAACATTTTCGTTTCACTCCTGCACCTGGAGTTTCAGAAGAAGAGTTAGATCTGACTGCAGTTGTGGGCATTACTCTCAGCCCTTCACCTCACAAACTATGTGCTGTTCCCTGTATGTAA
- the LOC113006542 gene encoding cytochrome P450 2K1-like isoform X3, which translates to MVFITRTAATHDSGLQCFSTKKHGKEPPGPRPLPLLGNLLQLDLKKPYNTLLELSKKYGSVFTVYLGTKKVVVLSGYKTVKEALVDYDDVFGDRNKPEIMRELSQGHGVVWSNGDSWKEMRRFALTNLRDFGMGKRACEDKIIEECQYLIEVFKKFQGEAFDTTQPVNCAVSNIICSIVYGSRFEYNDPEFILLVKRTSRIVRLGGSPSIQIFDMFPSLFKWTGDRNEIHKIYSANKKQNRAIFSRLKESLNPQMCRGFVDAFLVRKQNLEVGLSIIFQESGITNSHFHNENLMITVMNLFAAGTETTSTTLRWGLLLMAKYPEIQDEVQEELRRVIGDRQVQVADRKNLPFTDAVIHETQRLSSIIPTALPHKTTRDITFQGHFIEKGTTVFPLLTSALHDPNEWERPHSFYPAHFLDKEKKFVKRDAFIPFSAGRRICLGESLARMELFLFFTTLLQHFRFTPAPGVSEEELDLTAVVGITLSPSPHKLCAVPCM; encoded by the exons ATGGTGTTCATCACGAGAACAGCTGCTACTCATGATTCAGGTCTTCAGTG TTTCAGTACCAAAAAACATGGTAAGGAGCCTCCAGGACCCAGACCACTTCCGTTGCTTGGGAACCTACTTCAGCTTGACCTGAAAAAACCCTACAACACATTACTGGAG ttATCCAAGAAATATGGATCAGTCTTCACGGTCTATCTGGGAACTAAAAAAGTGGTGGTCCTATCAGGATACAAGACAGTGAAGGAGGCACTTGTAGACTATGATGACGTGTTTGGAGACAGAAATAAACCGGAGATCATGCGTGAACTTAGTCAAGGACATG GGGTTGTGTGGTCCAACGGCGATTCATGGAAAGAAATGAGGCGCTTTGCACTGACTAACCTGAGAGACTTTGGGATGGGCAAGAGAGCATGTGAGGACAAAATAATTGAAGAATGTCAATACCTCATCGAAGTTTTTAAGAAATTTCAAG GAGAAGCTTTTGATACAACCCAACCAGTTAACTGTGCAGTCTCTAATATTATCTGCTCCATCGTCTATGGCAGCAGATTTGAATATAATGATCCAGAGTTTATACTTCTGGTAAAGAGAACATCCAGAATTGTTAGACTTGGTGGAAGTCCCTCAATACAG ATCTTTGACATGTTTCCATCGCTCTTCAAGTGGACTGGGGACAgaaatgaaatacacaaaatataTTCTGCTAATAAGAAACAAAACCGAGCCATCTTCAGTCGCTTAAAAGAGAGTCTGAATCCCCAGATGTGCAGAGGCTTTGTGGATGCCTTTCTCGTCCGCAAACAAAATCTGGAGGTTGGACTGTCTATCATCTTTCAA GAATCTGGGATTACCAACAGTCACTTCCATAATGAAAACCTTATGATAACAGTCATGAATCTGTTTGCTGCCGGCACTGAGACAACATCAACTACACTGAGATGGGGACTTCTGCTTATGGCCAAATATCCAGAGATACAGG ATGAGGTccaggaagagctgaggagggTCATAGGAGATCGACAGGTGCAGGTTGCCGATAGGAAAAACCTTCCCTTCACTGACGCCGTCATCCATGAGACACAGAGACTGAGCAGCATCATCCCCACTGCACTTCCTCACAAAACCACCCGAGACATCACTTTTCAGGGTCACTTTATTGAGAAG GGAACCACAGTGTTTCCTCTCTTGACATCTGCCCTGCATGATCCCAACGAGTGGGAAAGACCGCACAGCTTTTATCCTGCTCACTTCctggacaaagagaaaaagtttGTCAAGCGAGATGCCTTCATTCCATTTTCTGCAG GTCGCAGGATTTGCCTCGGAGAGAGTCTGGCCAGGATGgagctcttcctcttcttcaccaCCCTCCTTCAACATTTTCGTTTCACTCCTGCACCTGGAGTTTCAGAAGAAGAGTTAGATCTGACTGCAGTTGTGGGCATTACTCTCAGCCCTTCACCTCACAAACTATGTGCTGTTCCCTGTATGTAA
- the LOC113006542 gene encoding cytochrome P450 2K1-like isoform X1, with protein sequence MGILDVFLHCFSYTFLLGAFTVFLFMYLISPSSFSTKKHGKEPPGPRPLPLLGNLLQLDLKKPYNTLLELSKKYGSVFTVYLGTKKVVVLSGYKTVKEALVDYDDVFGDRNKPEIMRELSQGHGVVWSNGDSWKEMRRFALTNLRDFGMGKRACEDKIIEECQYLIEVFKKFQGEAFDTTQPVNCAVSNIICSIVYGSRFEYNDPEFILLVKRTSRIVRLGGSPSIQIFDMFPSLFKWTGDRNEIHKIYSANKKQNRAIFSRLKESLNPQMCRGFVDAFLVRKQNLEVGLSIIFQESGITNSHFHNENLMITVMNLFAAGTETTSTTLRWGLLLMAKYPEIQDEVQEELRRVIGDRQVQVADRKNLPFTDAVIHETQRLSSIIPTALPHKTTRDITFQGHFIEKGTTVFPLLTSALHDPNEWERPHSFYPAHFLDKEKKFVKRDAFIPFSAGRRICLGESLARMELFLFFTTLLQHFRFTPAPGVSEEELDLTAVVGITLSPSPHKLCAVPCM encoded by the exons ATGGGGATATTAGATGTTTTTCTCCATTGCTTCAGTTACACATTCTTGTTGGGGGCTTTCACAGTTTTCCTGTTCATGTATTTAATCTCCCCTTCCAGTTTCAGTACCAAAAAACATGGTAAGGAGCCTCCAGGACCCAGACCACTTCCGTTGCTTGGGAACCTACTTCAGCTTGACCTGAAAAAACCCTACAACACATTACTGGAG ttATCCAAGAAATATGGATCAGTCTTCACGGTCTATCTGGGAACTAAAAAAGTGGTGGTCCTATCAGGATACAAGACAGTGAAGGAGGCACTTGTAGACTATGATGACGTGTTTGGAGACAGAAATAAACCGGAGATCATGCGTGAACTTAGTCAAGGACATG GGGTTGTGTGGTCCAACGGCGATTCATGGAAAGAAATGAGGCGCTTTGCACTGACTAACCTGAGAGACTTTGGGATGGGCAAGAGAGCATGTGAGGACAAAATAATTGAAGAATGTCAATACCTCATCGAAGTTTTTAAGAAATTTCAAG GAGAAGCTTTTGATACAACCCAACCAGTTAACTGTGCAGTCTCTAATATTATCTGCTCCATCGTCTATGGCAGCAGATTTGAATATAATGATCCAGAGTTTATACTTCTGGTAAAGAGAACATCCAGAATTGTTAGACTTGGTGGAAGTCCCTCAATACAG ATCTTTGACATGTTTCCATCGCTCTTCAAGTGGACTGGGGACAgaaatgaaatacacaaaatataTTCTGCTAATAAGAAACAAAACCGAGCCATCTTCAGTCGCTTAAAAGAGAGTCTGAATCCCCAGATGTGCAGAGGCTTTGTGGATGCCTTTCTCGTCCGCAAACAAAATCTGGAGGTTGGACTGTCTATCATCTTTCAA GAATCTGGGATTACCAACAGTCACTTCCATAATGAAAACCTTATGATAACAGTCATGAATCTGTTTGCTGCCGGCACTGAGACAACATCAACTACACTGAGATGGGGACTTCTGCTTATGGCCAAATATCCAGAGATACAGG ATGAGGTccaggaagagctgaggagggTCATAGGAGATCGACAGGTGCAGGTTGCCGATAGGAAAAACCTTCCCTTCACTGACGCCGTCATCCATGAGACACAGAGACTGAGCAGCATCATCCCCACTGCACTTCCTCACAAAACCACCCGAGACATCACTTTTCAGGGTCACTTTATTGAGAAG GGAACCACAGTGTTTCCTCTCTTGACATCTGCCCTGCATGATCCCAACGAGTGGGAAAGACCGCACAGCTTTTATCCTGCTCACTTCctggacaaagagaaaaagtttGTCAAGCGAGATGCCTTCATTCCATTTTCTGCAG GTCGCAGGATTTGCCTCGGAGAGAGTCTGGCCAGGATGgagctcttcctcttcttcaccaCCCTCCTTCAACATTTTCGTTTCACTCCTGCACCTGGAGTTTCAGAAGAAGAGTTAGATCTGACTGCAGTTGTGGGCATTACTCTCAGCCCTTCACCTCACAAACTATGTGCTGTTCCCTGTATGTAA